The genomic window CGTCGCGTTCCCAGATACCGAGGAGCTGGACATTGCGGCGATAGGTGTGTGGGGCGGTGTCGAGCGGCGGCGTCCACACCGGGGTAAGGATGGTGTTGACGCGCATCCGCGCGCAGGACTCCATGTGTGCCCGCACGGCTCGCCAGTGCGCGTCGCTCCAGGGCTCGACGTCGTAGTAGTTGGCGATTGAGTCGGCGTGGAACCATTGGATGTTGTGCAGCTTCGGCTTGGGTAGGCGTCGATTCCCGACGACGACGTCGAGCCGCTCCTTCCACACGATCTCTACACTAGGGCTGAGAAAGTGCCCGTGACGAGCGCGGATCGCGCCGTGGATCTCGATGCCGACCAGGCCTGGGACAGCCTCGATGTCCCACCACAGTGAGTTCCACCCGCGGTGGGCGGATTGTACGACGGCGGTGTGGCCGGGCGCGTCGGCGTCATGCATGAGTTCGAGAGGCTGGAGCGGGTCGGGCAGGAGGGTGGGGTCGGTGGTGAAGTAGCCGTCGTCGGGGTCGTCGGGCGCGGGGAGGTTGGCGGGGACGAGGCCAACCTGAAACGCGCAAAGCGCGGTGGGTTCGGGCGGGCAGCCGTCTGCGAAGATGGGCGTGACGGTGATGAGAATCTGCGCGCGCTGGGCGCGCGGCATGGTGTCAATCCAGGCGGTTTGAAATGACAGGGTCTCGCCACGGAGTCCGCTCAAGGCGGCGTCGCTGCGGCGAGGAGCCTGGGCTGGGAGAACCTTTGTCAGGGAATCGCAAAGCTCGAATGTGATTGTCATGCGTTATCAGCCCTTAATGCCGGTTGAGGTGACGCCCTCGACGAACTGGCGCTGGCAGAAGACGTAGACGAGGAAGGGAACGAGGAAGGCGATGGTGGTGCCCGCCATTACCATGCCATATTGGGTTTCAAAAGCGCCGGTCATCTGCGAGACGGCGAGCGTAACGGTACGGGTATCGTCCGAGGTCAGGGAGATGAGCGGCCACATGAAGTCGTTCCAGGTGGTGAGGAATGTGAACACGGTCAGCGCCACAAGAACCGACCTGATCAGCGGCAGGACGATCGTGAGGAAGATGCGGAAGTCTGATGCTCCGTCGATCCGAGCGGCGTCGAGCAATGACGGCGGTATGGAGTACATGAACTGGCGGATCAGGAAGACGCCGAAGGCGTTAACTACGGGAATAGCGAGGGCGAAAGTTGAACCGAGGATGCCCAACTCGCGGAACATGATGAACATTGGGATCATCGTGACCTGGGCGGGGATCATCATTGTGCCAAGGTAAACCCAAAAGAGCGCCTCGGATCCAGGGAAGCGCTTGAACGCGAAACCGAAAGCCGCAAGGGAACACACAACGGCATTCAATACGCAGGCGATAATGACGACGCTCAGTGAAGTGAAGATCGCCGAGCCGAAGCCCTGGACTGTGAACAGCTTGACGTAGTTGCTCAAGGTGAACGTTTCGGGGGTGATGAAGAACGTGAGTTTCGTCGTCTCTTGAAGAGAGCTGACGACCATCAAGATAAAGGGCAACACGGCGAGCACGAGAAGCACGCCCACGAATCCCCAAAGCAGGATCTTACCGACACGGGCTAGCATTAGTTCTCCTCCTTAATGATGAGCTTTTGCGCGGCGGAGAACACTACGATGATCCCGAGGAGCACAATGGCAATAGCGGAGGCGGAGCCCATCTGGAATAGCTTGAATCCTTGCTGGTAGATGGCCATGACGAGCGTCGTCGTCGCGCCGCCGGGGCCTCCACCGGTCATGACGTAGACCAGGTCGAAGACCTGGAATGACCAGATGGTCGACAGGATAATGCACAGAACCATGACCGGCCGCAGGCCAGGAATCGTGATGTAGAAGAATTGTTGTATGCGGTTTGCGCCGTCTACGGAGGCGGCTTCATAGCGTTCGCCGGGGATGTCAAGAACGCCTGCGTAGAACAAGACGAGGAAGTAACCGATGTTCTTCCACGCGCTGACGACGATGACTACAACCATCGCCCACGTCGGATTGCCGAGGAAATTGATTGGATCAATGCCTACTGTGGCCAGGACCGAGTTGAAGAAGCCCGTGTCTCCAGAGAGCATGTAGCGCCAGACAGTGCCGACCAGGATGAGGGAGGCGACGACGGGCACGAAGAGCACAGAGCGCACGAAGCTGGAGAGCCACTTCACCTCGGTTTTCGCGAGTACGTCAGCCAGCAGCATCGGGATGAAAATCTGCAGCGGCACAGTGAAGACCGTGTAGATGACGGTGTTTTTCATCGCTGACCAGAACTTCTGATCAGTGGCGAGCTTTTCGTAATTTGCGGTGCCATACCAGACTGGGTCGGAGAGGACGTCGTACTTGGTAAACGACAAGTATGCCGTGTACAAGATTGGAATCAGCGCAATGAGCAGGAGGATGGCGAAGGACGGCATCACGTACGCGGTTCCCGACCAGCGCTGCAAAAACTTGCTCTTTCTAGTCTTATTCGATGGCCTGATCGCCATGAGCCCACCTCTGCAAAATCAAATGACTATCGTTGTGACGTAAAAGCTGGTGCTGCTCTGGCGAAAACAAAGCAGCACCAGCTGGGGAGATAATTCTTACTTCGCGAGCAACTCGTTGGCCTCCTTGGCTGCGTCGCCGAGAGCTTGCTCGGGGGTCTTCTGGCCGTTCAGCATCTGCTGAAGGTTTGCATAGAGGACCTGGTAGGTGCCCGCGCTATTGGGGATGACGGGGAGGGGGTGAAGGATGTTCGCCTTTTCGGCGTACATCTTCGCGAACTGCTCGGGGTAATTGGACTTCTCGTCCTTGCCCAGCGGCGGGAAGGCAGCTTGCTTGTGCAACTTCTCCATCTGCGACCCGGAGGTGACGAAAGAGATCAGCTTGTAACACAGATCCGGGTTGGTGCACTTCTTGAGCATGGTCAGCGAGTCGGAGGCGATGAACGTGCCTTCGGTTTTGCCTTTGAGCGACGGAATCGCGCCCCAGTTGATACCTGCCTCGGTCCATTTTTGCATGTCTTGGTCCGAAGTGATGACGAATGCCGCCTTGCCCTCTTCGAAGTCCTTACGCTGGGTTTCGGGGGTGGTTCCGGTGGTTGTTTCGTCCAGAACCCCCTTCTCGCGCAGCTTCACGATGAACTTGGCCGCTTCCAACATTTCTGGGGAGTCGAAGAGGGTCTTCGACCCGTCGTCGGCGAAGAGCTTGCCGCCGGCCTGGAAGAGGTAGGGGAAGAATACGTGGTTCATGGCGCCGCGCGCGGGATCGCCCCACGCGGCAGTGTAGGGCTTGATGCCGGCTTCCTTGAGCTTGACGCCTGCGGCGAGGAACTCATCCCACGTCGTTGGGACGTCGACGCCGGCCTTGGCCAGCAGATCCTTGTTGTAGAACAGGACGCGCGCACCGCCGACGATCAGCGGGATCGAGTACTGCTTGCCGGCAAATTCGCCGTTCTTGAGGAAGTAGAAGTTGTCCTTTTGCTCTTTGGTGACTTTGTCGGTCATGTCCACGAGCTGGTTCTTGGCGATGTAGTCGCCAATCATTTCGGAGTACATGTAGCCCACATCGGGGCCGTCGTTGGAGGAGATGCCGGTGAGGTACTTGGTTTCGTAGGCATCCCACGGGATGACGGTGATGTTGACGTCGACGTTGTTTTCTTTTTCGAAGGGGGCGACGATCTCGTCCCACAGGGCTTTGTCTTCATTGTTGGCCGCTAGTGGGGGGACCCACATGTTTAGCTTGGTGGGGCCGTTTGCCCCCGTGGTCTCTGACGAGCTCCCTGTGCCAGAACAACCCGCCAGGAGCGCTAGCGCAGCCGCTGCGGCGGTCGCGGTTTTCAGTAGGCGCTTCATAAATACTCCTTGACTAGTGCGGCATCATTGCCGATGCGGCGATTCTAATAAAACTAAATAGGGTTACGCAACCCGTGTTCTAAACGTATTAAAGAACCCGGCGGGGTTGTGTATTATAGAGGTATGAGTATGCACCCGGCACTAACCCCCAATGCGTCTGGGGATGTTGGGGTCTCGGCGCTCATGCGCGATAACTCGGTACACGCAGTTCTCAACGCGCTCTCCGAAGAACCCCGCACTTTCTCCATTACCGAGCTGTGTCGGATGAGCAAGCTGTCGCGCCCCACCGTGACACGCATACTCAACGACCTCATGGCCGAAGGCCTCGTCCACACCAAAACCGCCACGCGTTCCCACGCGGCCGGGGGCCGCAAGCCGCAACTCTTTTCCCTCAATCGGAAGCACCACTGCGGCGTCGTGCTTCGCGTGAATTACGACGTCGTTGAGGGATTCGCGCTCGACGCGGCCGGTGACGTCCTCACTGACGTGTCCGACCGATTCTCTGACTACGGAGAGGTCGCGGAGTACCTCGCGGGCGTCCTGCGGAAAATCCTGAACGATGCGCAGTGCCCGGTTTTTTCGGCTGCGGTGGTTGTGATGGGGATCGTGCACCGCGGGCGCGTGGTGCGTTCGGAGTCTTTCCCCATGCTCAACGACAACTTGTGGATTGACCAGCTCAACGAGATTCTGCGCGAGCACGGCCACGAGGCGCAGGTAGTCGCTCTCAATGACGCAAAGGTCGCCGCGCAGTGGATGTATGACCAGCTCGTCACCCCAGAAGGCGGCCCTGACTCGATGATCGCCCTGCACTGCTCCGAAGACCTCGGCTGTGGGTTGATTTTCGACGGCGTACTGCTCGATGGCGCCCACGGCGCGGCCGGGGAAATCCTGCAGGAAACTGACGGCGAGTGGATGACCGTGTCGAAGTACTTGCGGGCCTTGGAAAGCGAGCACGGCATGTCGATCCGGCAGCTCTTCGCCGCGGCGCCCGCCCTCGATCAGGAAACCCCCTTCGTACGCACTTTGGGGACACTCATCGGCAAGGCGCTTGTCCCGATGGTGCTCACGCTCGATCCGGACACAGTCGCCGTCGGCGGTGCGATCGTGGACTGCGGAACCCCGCTGATCAAAGCGATCGAAGCTGAGCTGAACAAGGCAACCCCCACTCCACCCCTCGTGAGCATGGCACCCCGGGGCGCAAAATCGGTCAAGGAGGGAGCGAAAATGTTCGTGCTTGCACAGGCCAGGAATGCGACGATGGGACTGCTCAACGGGAGTTCGTGGGCGTAGAATTGACCTGACTACCCAAGGAAAGGCAATCCATGACCATCAATTACGGCATCATCGGCACGGGCTACTTCGGCGCGGAACTCGGCCGTGCCCTCGCCCGCCTCGACGGCGCGAAAGTCCTCGGCGTCTTCGACCCGGCCAACGCCGTGCAGTGCGCCCGTGAGCTCGGCGCGGAAATCTTCGCCTCGGCGGATGCTCTCATCAACGATCCGCGCATCGACGCCGTCGTCGTCGCTTCCCCAAATAACCAGCACGTCGAGCCGGTACTGGCGGCCGCCCGTGCAGGTAAGGCGATCTTCGCGGAAAAGCCTATCGCCCTGAACTACGCCGATTGCCGCGCGATGGTCGACGCGGCGCGAGAGGCCGGCGTCGTATTTATGGCAGGTCACGTCATGAACTTTATGAACGGTGTCCGCCTGGCCAAGCGGATTATCGCCGAGGGCCGTCTCGGCCGGGTGCTGCACGTGCGCGCGGCGCGCACGGGCTGGGAGGCAGAGCAGCCGGTAGCCACGTGGAAGAAAGTTCGCGCCCTGTCGGGTGGGCACCTCTACCACCACATCCACGAGCTCGACTGCGTCCAGTCCATCCTCGGCCCGGCGCGTTTTGCCACGATGGTCGGGGGAAATGTGGCCCATCGTGGAATCGACGACGTCGACGACATGCTCCTCATCCAGCTCCAGTTCGACGACGCGTTTGCCACCCTCGAATACGGTTCGGCCTTCCACTGGCCGGAACACCACGTCCTGATCCAGGGGGAGTTGGGGGCGATCATGATTGACCTGCAGGAGGTCGGGGTCACGGTGCGCATCGGCGACGAGGAGGAGACCCACCTCCTGCACCGCACCCCTGAAGAGGATCGTCAACGCGCGGACATCTATGCCTCATTGACGACGACGGACGGCGCAGTCCAATACGGCCACCCGGATGAGGAACCCCCGCTCTGGCTGGCCGGGATCGTGGAGGAGGAGATGACCTACTTCCACGGGCTCATGCAGGGCGAGCCGATCGCGCAGGAGTTCGCGAAACTCTCCGACGGCATGGCGGCGATGGAGGCGATTGCTACGGCGGATGCATGCACGCTGTCGATGAAGGAGAACCGAAAAGTCGCGATTGCGGAGATCACGCAGGCAGTTTAGTCTCCGAAGATGGTTCCGATCTCGAATTCCTCCGTCGTCGGCCCGTCGGCGGCGGAGCCAATGAACCGCGACTCGTCGCGGCGATGAGCTAGGACGTCATTGACGTACGAGCCGACAGCCTCGGCCATGGGGACGTCGCGGCCTTGGCGCTCGGAACAAAACCAGCGGTGTTCGAGTATTTCGTGGAACAGCTGGGCGGGTTGCAGCTTGGCGCGCAGCTCGGGCGGGACGGCTTGGACGGTTGGCTCGTAGACATTCATCATCCACTCGTGAGCCACGATTTCCAGCGGGACGCCTGATTTTCCGGTGGCGGTTCGATAGTACTCCATGTCGTTGACTAGGCGGCGCGCCTGCTTTTCCTCAACGTCCAGGCCAGTCAGGCGCATAAGCTTGCGCGAGTAGTGGCCGAGGTCCACTACTTTGGGCTGGATGGAAATTGAGGTGCCGCCGATATCGGTGGACATGGCCAATTCGCCTACCTCGAAGCCGAGGTCGTTGAGCCGGCGGATGCGCGCGTCCACGCGCCAGCGTTCGGAGCGGTCGAAAGACTCTTCGCTGGTGAGCTCGCTCCACAGCTCGCGGTAGCGTTCCTCGAAACGGTTGCCGACGGCGATCGCATCGAATTCGGAATCCAGGATGGCGCCAGCTTGCAGATCCATGAGCTCGCCGATGATGTTGACGCGTGCGACGTCGATGTCGTAGTGGCGCTTGCGCTCGGAGAGGTTATCTTCGAGCTCGCCGGTTTCTGCGTCTACCAGATAGGCGGAGAATTCGCCGGCGTCGCGCCTAAAGAGCGTGTTGGACAAGGAGACGTCGCCCCAGTAAAAGCCCAGCAGGTGCAGGCGAACCATGAGTACGGCGAGGGCATCAATCAGCCGACGAACCGTATCGACCCGCATGGAGGCCTGGCCAAACAAGGAACGGTACGGCAGTGAGAAGGGCAGATGGTGAGTGACGAGGGCGGCGTTGAGGGGCTCACCGGCGTCGTCGTAGCGGCCGGTGATCACCGCCAATGGCTCGACGCACGGCGCGTCCAGGCGGTTGAGGTTGCGCAGCGTCTCGTACTCGTGGTGGGCGACCGATTCACCGATCTCTTTGACCGCCACGACCTTGCCCTCCAGGTAGGCGAAGCGGACAATGTGTCGTGAAATACCGCGGGGGAGGGCCGCGATGATCGACGCCGGCCACTCCTCGAGCGGCACGTTCCACGGCAGGTCAAGAAGTGCGGGCTCGACCTGTGCAGAAGTGATCTGTAGGGATCTGATCATGCCGCTCTTTCCTCGCGTTTTCGTGTTACTGCGTATCGGTGGCTAGTGCCCACCTGGGCAGGTGATACTCTACCCCAGATGCAAACGACGCCGGAGCCCGGTGGGAACCTGAGCTCCGGCGTCGTGCCTAAAGACTAGGCCTTGGGATCCTCAATGCGAACCTCGGCTGCGGTGTTGTCCACATTCTCGATGATGGCCTCAGCGCCGGTCTCGATGCGGCTGCCGGTGGAGGCGGAGAAGAAGTGGGTGTGCTCGGCCTTCGGCTTGAGGTAGACGATCTCGCCGGCCTTGGGGACCACGTAGGGCTCGATGCGCACGACCATCGTCTCGGACTGGTCGCCGGAACCGAAGCTGTCGGACTCGCGCTCCGCGCCAACGATCGTGCCGTACACGTAGGCGTCCGAACCGAGGGACTCGACGAAGGTGACCTTGATCGGGATCCCGCCCTCACCGGGGCCAGCGACTTCGAGTGCTTCGGGGCGCAGGCCCACGATGAGCGAGCCGTCGGCGCGCACGGCGTCGAGCACGGGGGCCGGGAGCGAGAAGCGGGCGTCGCCGAAGACGGCGTCGCTGCCCTCGATCCGCCACGGGCCGAGGTTCATGGCCGGGGAGCCGATGAAGCCCGCCACAAAGGCATTGGCCGGGCGGGAGAACATCTCCGCCGGGGAAGCTACCTGCTGGAGGATACCATCCTTGAGAACCGCGATACGATCGCCCATGGTGAGCGCCTCAGTCTGGTCGTGGGTGACGTAAACGGTGGTGACGCCGAGCGAGCGTTGTAGCGAGGCGATCTGTGTGCGGGTCTGAACGCGGAGCTTGGCGTCCAAATTCGACAGCGGCTCGTCCATGAGGAAGACCTGCGGCTTACGGACGATGGCGCGACCCATGGCGACGCGCTGACGCTGGCCACCGGAGAGTGCCTTTGGCTTGCGATCGAGGTACTGGGTCAAGTCGAGGATCTTGGCTGCTTCCTCGACGCGCTGACGGATAACTTCCTTCTTCTCGCCGGCGATCTTGAGGGCGAAGCCCATGTTGTCCGCAACAGTCATGTGCGGGTAGAGGGCGTAGTTCTGGAAGACCATGGCGATGTCACGGTCCTTAGGGGAGACGTCGGTGACGTCGCGATCGCCAATGTAGATGCGGCCGGAGTTGACGTCCTCAAGGCCCGCGAGCATGCGTAGCGAGGTGGACTTACCGCAGCCCGAGGGGCCGACGAGCACGAGGAATTCCCCGTCCTTAATCTCGAGATTAAGTGCATCAACTGCGGGAGTGGTTGCTCCGGGGTAGACGCGAGTAGCGTTTTCAAATGTAACAGTCGCCATTATTCATGGTTCCCTTCACCGGCAGGTACGTGCCGGACGATCCGTCGTGAAAGGTGTCAGTGTGTCGCCTCTGACACAATGCCGACCTCAGCGTCGACATCGCTAACATTGTTCCACATTTGGGAGCCTGTAGGATGGATTTGTGAGAAATTCGTAAGACGATTTCGTCACGACGCCGCTAGCGGCATGAAACAGTGGCATGGACAAGCTGGACGCGTGTAGAACTGCGCGCGTGAACTTTAGGGCAGGGAGGTGGTCATGCGAGAGCGATCTATGATCGGCGGTTACCGGATTGTGGAGAGGATTGGATCCGGTGGCATGTCCACCGTCTACCGGGCTATCGACGCCGAAGGGCGCGCCGTCGCCCTCAAACTCCTCCACCCCGAACTGGCAGCTGACCCGCTCTCGCGTGCGCGCCTGCGCCGCGAGGTGGCAATGCTGCAGCGCGTGAAAAGCCCATATGTGGCCCAGATCCTGGATGCGGAGACGGACGAGGAGGAGATTTTCGTCGTTACCGAACTGATCGAGGGCCCCACTCTTGATCGAGACGTCCGCGATTCGGGCCATTACACGGGCGGCGACCTCGTAGAGCTTGGCCAGGAGCTCGCTGCGGCGCTCAACGCCATTCACGACGCGGGTATTCTCCACCGCGACCTCAAGCCGTCTAACGTCATGATGGGCGCCGACGGCCCGATCCTCATTGACTTCGGCATCGCCCAACTCGGCGACGACCTGCGCATGACCCAAACTGGCTCCCTCGCCCACACGCCCGGCTTCTGCGATCCGGTCGTCATCCGCGGCTCGGCACCCGATACC from Trueperella pyogenes includes these protein-coding regions:
- a CDS encoding carbohydrate ABC transporter permease, with product MLARVGKILLWGFVGVLLVLAVLPFILMVVSSLQETTKLTFFITPETFTLSNYVKLFTVQGFGSAIFTSLSVVIIACVLNAVVCSLAAFGFAFKRFPGSEALFWVYLGTMMIPAQVTMIPMFIMFRELGILGSTFALAIPVVNAFGVFLIRQFMYSIPPSLLDAARIDGASDFRIFLTIVLPLIRSVLVALTVFTFLTTWNDFMWPLISLTSDDTRTVTLAVSQMTGAFETQYGMVMAGTTIAFLVPFLVYVFCQRQFVEGVTSTGIKG
- a CDS encoding carbohydrate ABC transporter permease: MAIRPSNKTRKSKFLQRWSGTAYVMPSFAILLLIALIPILYTAYLSFTKYDVLSDPVWYGTANYEKLATDQKFWSAMKNTVIYTVFTVPLQIFIPMLLADVLAKTEVKWLSSFVRSVLFVPVVASLILVGTVWRYMLSGDTGFFNSVLATVGIDPINFLGNPTWAMVVVIVVSAWKNIGYFLVLFYAGVLDIPGERYEAASVDGANRIQQFFYITIPGLRPVMVLCIILSTIWSFQVFDLVYVMTGGGPGGATTTLVMAIYQQGFKLFQMGSASAIAIVLLGIIVVFSAAQKLIIKEEN
- a CDS encoding ABC transporter substrate-binding protein gives rise to the protein MKRLLKTATAAAAALALLAGCSGTGSSSETTGANGPTKLNMWVPPLAANNEDKALWDEIVAPFEKENNVDVNITVIPWDAYETKYLTGISSNDGPDVGYMYSEMIGDYIAKNQLVDMTDKVTKEQKDNFYFLKNGEFAGKQYSIPLIVGGARVLFYNKDLLAKAGVDVPTTWDEFLAAGVKLKEAGIKPYTAAWGDPARGAMNHVFFPYLFQAGGKLFADDGSKTLFDSPEMLEAAKFIVKLREKGVLDETTTGTTPETQRKDFEEGKAAFVITSDQDMQKWTEAGINWGAIPSLKGKTEGTFIASDSLTMLKKCTNPDLCYKLISFVTSGSQMEKLHKQAAFPPLGKDEKSNYPEQFAKMYAEKANILHPLPVIPNSAGTYQVLYANLQQMLNGQKTPEQALGDAAKEANELLAK
- a CDS encoding ROK family transcriptional regulator is translated as MSMHPALTPNASGDVGVSALMRDNSVHAVLNALSEEPRTFSITELCRMSKLSRPTVTRILNDLMAEGLVHTKTATRSHAAGGRKPQLFSLNRKHHCGVVLRVNYDVVEGFALDAAGDVLTDVSDRFSDYGEVAEYLAGVLRKILNDAQCPVFSAAVVVMGIVHRGRVVRSESFPMLNDNLWIDQLNEILREHGHEAQVVALNDAKVAAQWMYDQLVTPEGGPDSMIALHCSEDLGCGLIFDGVLLDGAHGAAGEILQETDGEWMTVSKYLRALESEHGMSIRQLFAAAPALDQETPFVRTLGTLIGKALVPMVLTLDPDTVAVGGAIVDCGTPLIKAIEAELNKATPTPPLVSMAPRGAKSVKEGAKMFVLAQARNATMGLLNGSSWA
- a CDS encoding Gfo/Idh/MocA family protein, with product MTINYGIIGTGYFGAELGRALARLDGAKVLGVFDPANAVQCARELGAEIFASADALINDPRIDAVVVASPNNQHVEPVLAAARAGKAIFAEKPIALNYADCRAMVDAAREAGVVFMAGHVMNFMNGVRLAKRIIAEGRLGRVLHVRAARTGWEAEQPVATWKKVRALSGGHLYHHIHELDCVQSILGPARFATMVGGNVAHRGIDDVDDMLLIQLQFDDAFATLEYGSAFHWPEHHVLIQGELGAIMIDLQEVGVTVRIGDEEETHLLHRTPEEDRQRADIYASLTTTDGAVQYGHPDEEPPLWLAGIVEEEMTYFHGLMQGEPIAQEFAKLSDGMAAMEAIATADACTLSMKENRKVAIAEITQAV
- a CDS encoding DUF4032 domain-containing protein — protein: MIRSLQITSAQVEPALLDLPWNVPLEEWPASIIAALPRGISRHIVRFAYLEGKVVAVKEIGESVAHHEYETLRNLNRLDAPCVEPLAVITGRYDDAGEPLNAALVTHHLPFSLPYRSLFGQASMRVDTVRRLIDALAVLMVRLHLLGFYWGDVSLSNTLFRRDAGEFSAYLVDAETGELEDNLSERKRHYDIDVARVNIIGELMDLQAGAILDSEFDAIAVGNRFEERYRELWSELTSEESFDRSERWRVDARIRRLNDLGFEVGELAMSTDIGGTSISIQPKVVDLGHYSRKLMRLTGLDVEEKQARRLVNDMEYYRTATGKSGVPLEIVAHEWMMNVYEPTVQAVPPELRAKLQPAQLFHEILEHRWFCSERQGRDVPMAEAVGSYVNDVLAHRRDESRFIGSAADGPTTEEFEIGTIFGD
- a CDS encoding ABC transporter ATP-binding protein, with the protein product MATVTFENATRVYPGATTPAVDALNLEIKDGEFLVLVGPSGCGKSTSLRMLAGLEDVNSGRIYIGDRDVTDVSPKDRDIAMVFQNYALYPHMTVADNMGFALKIAGEKKEVIRQRVEEAAKILDLTQYLDRKPKALSGGQRQRVAMGRAIVRKPQVFLMDEPLSNLDAKLRVQTRTQIASLQRSLGVTTVYVTHDQTEALTMGDRIAVLKDGILQQVASPAEMFSRPANAFVAGFIGSPAMNLGPWRIEGSDAVFGDARFSLPAPVLDAVRADGSLIVGLRPEALEVAGPGEGGIPIKVTFVESLGSDAYVYGTIVGAERESDSFGSGDQSETMVVRIEPYVVPKAGEIVYLKPKAEHTHFFSASTGSRIETGAEAIIENVDNTAAEVRIEDPKA